In Bifidobacterium sp. ESL0745, one DNA window encodes the following:
- a CDS encoding FAD-binding protein, with protein MAQLTTIDVGGSVDRFIEPQSEAEFIEAVRGADAAGLPLLVIGGGSNLLAADDPFPGVVIRDARRGISVLNTDISANAGDGGVETSGTGRVAEVVGISGIDAFTGNVDGGSAGSSQSAVAGEIVEIVADAGANWDDFVAFCIKSGFSGVEGLSGVPGTVGGAVVQNIGAYGQEVGSSVTSVRVFDRKAGTIDMLSPADMRFGYRSSALKTLGHAASSASLDDTDDYFPTSRYVVLSATFTLECSRTGEVAFGQLAKALGVELGERMPIAEIRETVLKIRATKGMLEDPGRYASRWMRGCKDRHNVVNAVKAEDPANSNGQDMSDAQEPPEIDAIQGEAASGVVEYQPDFDRHSCGSFFTNPILTSQQAAKLPADAPRFDALLPDGKPGVKTSAAWLIDHAGFHKGYKVRPDAKAGLSTLHTLALTNRGGAQASDIAELAKTVQNGVEERFGIRLEPEPVVVGLDLS; from the coding sequence TTGGCACAGCTGACCACCATCGATGTGGGCGGGTCGGTCGATCGGTTCATCGAGCCGCAAAGTGAAGCGGAATTCATTGAGGCTGTGCGTGGTGCCGATGCTGCTGGTCTTCCGTTACTGGTCATCGGCGGTGGATCGAATCTGTTGGCGGCCGACGACCCGTTCCCTGGTGTTGTCATACGTGACGCCCGGCGCGGTATTTCGGTATTAAATACTGATATCAGTGCCAATGCGGGTGATGGAGGCGTCGAAACTTCCGGAACCGGCAGGGTTGCGGAAGTCGTCGGAATTTCGGGAATCGACGCATTCACTGGAAACGTAGATGGCGGATCTGCCGGATCCAGCCAATCTGCTGTAGCTGGTGAAATCGTCGAAATCGTGGCCGATGCCGGGGCGAATTGGGATGATTTCGTCGCTTTCTGCATAAAATCAGGTTTTTCCGGTGTGGAAGGCCTGTCGGGGGTTCCCGGGACCGTAGGCGGTGCAGTGGTGCAGAACATCGGCGCATACGGTCAGGAAGTCGGTTCGTCGGTTACTTCGGTCAGGGTCTTTGATCGTAAAGCCGGCACAATAGACATGCTCAGTCCTGCCGATATGCGATTCGGCTATCGCTCTTCAGCCCTCAAAACCTTGGGACATGCAGCGTCATCGGCTTCATTAGACGATACAGACGATTATTTCCCGACTTCGCGTTACGTGGTGCTTTCCGCTACGTTTACCTTGGAATGCAGTCGGACCGGCGAAGTGGCGTTCGGCCAGTTGGCCAAGGCTCTTGGCGTGGAGCTGGGGGAGCGGATGCCGATTGCCGAAATCCGTGAGACTGTACTGAAAATCCGTGCCACCAAAGGCATGCTGGAGGATCCGGGCAGATACGCTTCCCGGTGGATGCGCGGTTGCAAGGATAGGCATAACGTTGTCAACGCCGTCAAAGCGGAAGACCCGGCAAATTCAAATGGTCAAGATATGTCAGATGCTCAGGAACCGCCAGAAATAGATGCCATTCAGGGCGAGGCGGCAAGCGGCGTAGTCGAATACCAGCCGGATTTCGACCGGCACAGTTGCGGCAGTTTCTTTACCAACCCGATACTGACCAGCCAGCAGGCGGCCAAGCTGCCCGCCGATGCCCCGCGATTCGATGCGCTGTTGCCCGATGGCAAGCCCGGCGTCAAGACTTCGGCCGCATGGCTGATCGACCACGCCGGTTTCCACAAGGGCTACAAGGTGCGCCCCGATGCCAAAGCCGGGCTCTCAACCCTGCACACCCTCGCGCTGACCAACCGTGGCGGCGCTCAGGCCAGTGATATCGCCGAACTTGCGAAAACGGTCCAGAACGGTGTGGAAGAACGATTCGGTATCCGTCTGGAACCTGAGCCGGTGGTCGTCGGTCTTGATCTGAGTTGA
- the groES gene encoding co-chaperone GroES, whose translation MSISLTPLEDKIIVKQAEAETQTSSGLYIPDNAKEKPQQGEVLAVGPGRRDDNGNRIPMDVKVGDKVLYSKYGGTEVHYQGEDYLIVGARDVLAILN comes from the coding sequence GTGTCGATCTCACTTACACCGTTGGAAGACAAGATTATTGTCAAGCAAGCCGAAGCGGAGACGCAGACGTCATCCGGCCTTTACATTCCGGACAACGCCAAGGAGAAGCCGCAGCAGGGCGAAGTTTTGGCCGTCGGTCCGGGTCGTCGCGACGACAACGGCAACCGTATCCCGATGGATGTCAAGGTCGGGGACAAGGTCCTTTACTCCAAGTACGGCGGCACCGAGGTGCACTATCAAGGTGAGGATTACCTCATCGTCGGTGCCCGCGACGTGCTCGCGATCCTGAACTGA
- the fdxA gene encoding ferredoxin → MAYVIAQPCIDVKDKACVDECPVDCIYEGDRTLYINPNECVDCGACEPVCPTEAIFYEDDVPEEWAWYKDAAVTYFNDIGDLGGAQAAGPSGKDEARIAALPPQNQD, encoded by the coding sequence ATGGCTTATGTGATTGCTCAGCCCTGCATTGACGTCAAAGACAAGGCGTGCGTGGACGAATGCCCGGTCGACTGCATTTACGAGGGAGATCGTACGCTCTACATCAATCCCAACGAGTGCGTGGATTGCGGCGCTTGCGAGCCCGTGTGCCCCACCGAGGCGATTTTCTACGAGGACGACGTGCCTGAGGAATGGGCTTGGTACAAGGATGCTGCGGTCACGTATTTCAACGATATCGGCGATCTGGGCGGCGCTCAGGCCGCAGGCCCGTCCGGCAAGGACGAGGCCCGTATCGCCGCGCTTCCCCCGCAGAATCAGGACTGA
- a CDS encoding 5-formyltetrahydrofolate cyclo-ligase, producing MANDAETTLMLKQAMRHAAISKRKQIEAAARAEASIRLAENTKMLLDELSTDTTKVVSPKPALSLFSGGEPATFQPGDTAVAYVSMGTEVPTLGLLDALTGQKLRVLVPRLGRGRDIGWSEYCGKSGLRAMPRTAAGGLRPEEPEGEVLAPSAIADAKIAFIPAFAIDLDGTRLGRGGGWYDQVLGLCRSNTLKVGVCWDWEFIDRHDAVPCEAHDIPVDAIITPERLIRLH from the coding sequence ATGGCTAACGATGCTGAAACAACTCTCATGTTGAAACAAGCAATGAGACATGCCGCCATCAGTAAACGCAAACAAATAGAAGCTGCAGCACGTGCAGAAGCATCAATCCGTCTTGCTGAAAACACAAAGATGCTATTGGACGAACTTTCCACTGATACCACGAAAGTCGTATCGCCCAAACCTGCCTTGTCACTGTTTTCCGGAGGAGAACCTGCGACTTTTCAACCCGGAGATACGGCAGTAGCGTACGTTTCGATGGGAACGGAAGTGCCGACGCTGGGGTTGCTTGATGCGCTCACCGGGCAGAAGCTGCGGGTGCTGGTGCCGCGGCTCGGACGCGGACGCGACATCGGTTGGAGTGAATATTGCGGGAAAAGCGGATTGCGTGCAATGCCACGCACCGCTGCAGGCGGGCTGAGGCCGGAGGAACCTGAAGGCGAGGTTCTGGCGCCAAGTGCCATTGCCGATGCCAAAATCGCATTCATACCGGCATTCGCGATCGATCTGGACGGAACCCGGCTTGGGCGCGGCGGCGGGTGGTACGACCAAGTGCTCGGGCTTTGTCGGAGCAATACGCTGAAAGTCGGGGTCTGTTGGGATTGGGAATTCATTGACCGCCATGACGCGGTGCCATGTGAAGCGCATGATATACCGGTGGATGCAATCATTACGCCAGAACGCCTGATTCGGCTTCATTAG
- a CDS encoding histidinol-phosphate transaminase, whose product MTFKHRAIVDTIPAYKQGKPAPAVAGQRSYKISSNENPYPPLPSVRKAIEDHALDRINRYPDMGGWQVIERLAKDYGVGQDEIVLGCGSTEVITQLTNLLAGPGDEVIYPWRSFEAYPIIVSGAGATSVQIPNRPDGGHDIDAMIAAINDKTRMIIVNNPNNPTASSVSDKDARRLMEAVPSDVIVLFDEAYIHFNTAPDTSVGMKLYREYPNIVVAHTFSKAYGLAGLRIGYGIAQPDVITGMRKMSLPFGVTQSAQIAAIASLDAKGELMERVQALIGERGRVVKALREQGWDFPEPYANFFWLPLGSKTGEAAARFIAAGLSTRVFDGEGIRISIGETEANDRVIEVCKDLKADGIA is encoded by the coding sequence ATGACTTTCAAACATCGTGCCATAGTTGATACCATCCCCGCCTACAAGCAGGGCAAGCCGGCCCCCGCAGTCGCGGGCCAGCGTTCCTACAAGATCTCCAGCAATGAGAATCCGTACCCGCCGCTGCCCAGCGTGCGCAAGGCCATCGAAGACCACGCGCTCGACCGCATCAACCGTTACCCGGACATGGGCGGCTGGCAGGTCATCGAACGCCTTGCCAAGGATTACGGGGTCGGCCAGGACGAGATCGTCTTGGGTTGTGGTTCCACCGAGGTCATCACCCAGTTGACCAACCTCTTGGCCGGTCCCGGAGACGAGGTGATTTACCCGTGGCGTAGCTTCGAGGCCTACCCGATCATCGTCTCAGGCGCAGGTGCGACCAGCGTCCAGATTCCCAACCGTCCCGACGGCGGCCACGACATCGACGCGATGATCGCCGCGATCAACGACAAGACCCGCATGATCATTGTCAACAACCCGAACAACCCGACCGCCTCATCGGTGAGCGACAAGGACGCCCGCCGTCTGATGGAAGCCGTCCCCAGTGACGTCATCGTGCTGTTTGACGAGGCCTATATCCACTTCAACACCGCACCGGACACCAGCGTCGGCATGAAGCTCTACCGTGAGTACCCGAACATCGTCGTGGCGCACACCTTCTCCAAGGCTTACGGTCTGGCGGGTCTGCGCATCGGCTATGGCATCGCCCAGCCTGATGTCATCACCGGCATGCGCAAGATGTCGCTGCCCTTCGGTGTCACCCAATCCGCGCAGATCGCGGCCATTGCTTCGCTCGATGCCAAGGGCGAGCTGATGGAGCGCGTGCAGGCGCTGATCGGCGAACGTGGCCGTGTGGTGAAGGCGTTGCGTGAGCAGGGCTGGGACTTCCCGGAACCGTATGCGAATTTCTTCTGGCTGCCCCTTGGCAGCAAGACCGGCGAGGCGGCCGCGCGCTTCATCGCCGCAGGCCTTTCCACCCGTGTCTTCGACGGCGAGGGCATTCGTATCTCCATTGGAGAGACGGAAGCCAACGACCGGGTTATTGAGGTCTGCAAGGACCTGAAGGCTGACGGCATCGCCTGA
- a CDS encoding amino acid permease: protein MDLFRTKSVEQTLAETTTGDRKLVRNLGAWDLAVMGVAVAVGAGIFSVGAQAIAFHAGPAAIISFLIAGIICAAAVMCYAEFASMIPAAGSAYTFTYTTVGELMAWVIGWDLILEMLMASSVIAKYWSVYLNDFLHLMGFNSSTEINFGWFTFDWAPLIVVAFFTVLLVFGTKIGARVDGAFTLLKIGIVVFVVIVGFFYIKPSNYTPFIPPSQPASSVPGAASDGIMTQPLFQWIIGQQPTIYGISGIISGAALVFFAFIGFDAVATVSEETKNPARNVPLGLGLGMILVIIMYVLVTVVTTGMVSYKDLAKAKNPSLATGFELVGATWAAKIISFAIVLGLTTVVMVMLLSLTRVVFAMSRDGLLPRGLSKVGKHGTPAKLQIAASIVVAIVASCFNINVLSDMINIGTLSAFTLVAISVPIMRKKRPDLHRSFKIPGNPWIPILIAIANLWLMLNLSVLTWIRFVVWLLIGFCIYFGYSYRHSRLGTGELDADVKEAMEKKKDEEQAEENLDLAGLTEEDTESRRA from the coding sequence ATGGATCTGTTCAGAACGAAGTCGGTGGAGCAGACGCTTGCCGAAACCACCACCGGCGACCGCAAGCTGGTTCGTAATTTGGGCGCGTGGGATTTGGCGGTCATGGGCGTGGCCGTCGCCGTCGGGGCTGGCATCTTCTCCGTGGGGGCCCAGGCCATCGCCTTCCACGCCGGTCCTGCTGCAATCATCAGCTTCCTCATCGCCGGCATCATCTGCGCAGCAGCGGTGATGTGCTACGCGGAATTCGCCTCGATGATTCCCGCCGCCGGTTCCGCCTATACCTTCACATATACGACCGTCGGCGAACTGATGGCGTGGGTCATCGGCTGGGATCTCATCCTCGAGATGCTCATGGCCAGCTCGGTGATCGCCAAATACTGGAGTGTCTACCTTAACGACTTCCTGCACCTGATGGGCTTCAATTCGAGTACCGAGATCAATTTTGGCTGGTTTACCTTCGATTGGGCCCCGCTGATTGTCGTCGCGTTCTTTACCGTCCTTTTGGTATTTGGTACCAAGATCGGCGCTCGCGTCGACGGCGCGTTCACGCTTTTGAAGATCGGTATCGTCGTTTTCGTGGTCATCGTCGGCTTTTTCTATATCAAGCCGTCCAATTACACCCCGTTCATTCCGCCGTCCCAGCCGGCCAGTTCCGTACCGGGAGCCGCGTCCGACGGCATCATGACCCAACCGCTCTTCCAATGGATCATCGGCCAGCAGCCCACCATCTACGGCATTTCCGGCATCATCTCCGGCGCGGCTCTGGTCTTCTTCGCCTTCATTGGCTTTGATGCGGTCGCAACGGTCAGCGAGGAAACCAAGAACCCTGCCCGCAACGTGCCGCTCGGCCTTGGCCTCGGTATGATTCTCGTCATCATCATGTACGTGCTCGTCACCGTCGTCACCACCGGCATGGTCTCCTATAAGGATCTCGCCAAAGCCAAGAACCCTTCGCTGGCCACCGGCTTCGAGCTAGTCGGTGCCACTTGGGCCGCCAAGATCATCTCGTTTGCCATCGTGCTGGGACTGACGACCGTGGTCATGGTCATGCTGCTGTCCCTGACCCGCGTGGTCTTCGCGATGAGCCGTGACGGTTTGCTGCCGCGTGGCCTCTCCAAGGTGGGCAAGCACGGCACGCCTGCCAAGCTGCAGATCGCCGCCAGCATCGTCGTGGCCATCGTCGCCTCCTGCTTCAACATCAACGTCCTTTCCGACATGATCAACATCGGCACGCTTTCGGCCTTCACGTTGGTCGCGATTTCGGTGCCAATCATGCGCAAGAAGCGCCCCGACCTGCATCGTTCGTTCAAGATTCCGGGCAACCCGTGGATTCCGATCCTCATCGCCATAGCCAACCTCTGGCTGATGCTCAACCTTTCAGTGCTGACCTGGATTCGTTTCGTGGTCTGGCTGCTGATCGGCTTCTGCATCTACTTCGGCTATTCCTACCGACATTCCCGCTTGGGAACCGGCGAACTTGACGCCGACGTCAAAGAGGCCATGGAAAAGAAGAAAGATGAGGAACAGGCCGAGGAAAACCTGGATTTGGCCGGCTTGACGGAAGAGGATACCGAAAGCCGCAGGGCGTAG
- a CDS encoding SAF domain-containing protein: MNLFQSRSKQRLNVKKPTLKQRRTLRQTRTILAALCVGLAVFFALQSISSSVATKSAVTATHAIKRGQTIHADDLRTVHIADSPALADVFAAENDVTGQIAQVDIESGSVVCRPMARASPVIKPGLTVIDVKVTGSGTALIPGDRVSLVGSAGCDTLANMPAQKDSAAQQSDVAAMDFFTASNVGKDSAGPRRQSETDNSKVGLHTKNVFATNQSNGETCMLAQQATVTGSAHRDDSGITTTQLAMPPQDAARIMAVQERMPIMAAKR; this comes from the coding sequence ATGAACCTTTTCCAAAGCAGAAGCAAGCAGCGTTTGAACGTCAAGAAGCCGACGCTCAAACAGCGGCGAACCCTGCGTCAGACACGCACCATACTCGCCGCATTATGCGTGGGACTTGCCGTTTTCTTCGCGCTTCAGTCCATTTCCAGCAGCGTCGCCACCAAATCGGCAGTCACGGCGACCCATGCAATCAAGCGAGGCCAAACAATACACGCGGATGACCTGCGAACAGTGCATATCGCTGATAGCCCTGCATTGGCGGACGTTTTCGCCGCTGAAAATGACGTTACGGGACAGATCGCCCAAGTGGATATAGAATCAGGCAGTGTTGTCTGCCGGCCCATGGCTCGCGCCTCTCCCGTAATCAAGCCGGGGTTGACGGTGATCGATGTCAAAGTGACCGGTTCCGGGACCGCATTGATTCCCGGTGATCGAGTTTCTCTTGTCGGCAGCGCCGGATGCGACACTCTAGCGAATATGCCTGCTCAAAAAGACTCGGCAGCCCAGCAATCAGACGTTGCTGCCATGGACTTTTTTACTGCGAGCAATGTTGGAAAAGACTCAGCTGGACCGAGGCGACAATCAGAAACTGACAACAGCAAAGTCGGCCTGCATACCAAAAATGTGTTCGCAACAAACCAGTCAAACGGAGAAACCTGCATGCTGGCACAGCAGGCCACGGTAACCGGAAGCGCACACCGCGATGACAGCGGTATTACGACAACGCAACTTGCCATGCCACCACAAGATGCCGCACGCATCATGGCGGTCCAGGAACGTATGCCGATCATGGCAGCCAAGCGCTAA
- the rpmG gene encoding 50S ribosomal protein L33, whose protein sequence is MASKSAAVRPGITLACTVCKERNYITTKNRRNTPDRLELKKFCPRCGKETVHRETR, encoded by the coding sequence ATGGCAAGCAAAAGCGCCGCAGTCCGTCCGGGCATCACGCTGGCATGCACGGTGTGCAAGGAGCGTAACTACATTACGACCAAGAACCGTCGCAATACCCCAGATCGTCTCGAGCTCAAGAAGTTCTGCCCTCGTTGCGGCAAAGAAACTGTGCATCGTGAGACTCGTTGA
- a CDS encoding FmdB family zinc ribbon protein translates to MPTYHYRCKNCGYDFTEQQSFSDDPITVCPKCGKEQVRKVYSAVPIEFKGHGFYRTDKGGSSSSKK, encoded by the coding sequence TTGCCTACTTATCATTACCGTTGCAAGAACTGTGGATACGATTTCACCGAGCAGCAGTCGTTCTCCGACGACCCGATTACCGTCTGCCCGAAATGCGGCAAAGAGCAGGTGCGCAAGGTCTATTCAGCGGTACCCATCGAATTCAAGGGTCACGGCTTCTATCGCACTGATAAGGGCGGCTCGTCATCTTCGAAAAAATGA
- a CDS encoding amino acid permease, with amino-acid sequence MELFRTKSVEQALAETTTGDRKLVRNLGAWDLAVMGVAVAVGAGIFSIGAQAAAFHAGPAAIISFLIAGVICGAAVMCYAEFASMIPAAGSAYTFTYTTVGEVVAWVIGWDLILEMLMAGSVVSKYWSVYLNDFLRLMGFNSSTEVHLGWFTFDWAPLIVVAFFTILLVLGTKIGARVDGAFTILKIGIVVFVVIVGFFYIKPSNYTPFVPPSEPASKVLGPASGGVMTQPLLQWVTGQKPTVYGVSGIISGAALVFFSFLGFDVVATASEEAKNPKRNVPLGIGIGMLMVIVMYMLVAVVTTGMVSYKDLAKAKDPSLATGFELAGATWAAKIISFAIVIGLTTVVMVLLLGLTRVVFAMSRDGLLPRGLSKVGRHGTPAKLQIAVGVLVAIVSSCFNVSILADMVNIGTLSAFTLVAISVPIMRRKRPDLPRSFKIPGSPWVPILIAVANFWLMLNLTVLTWIRFVVWLLIGFCVYFGYSYRHSLLGTGQLDADMEKAMEEKADTQKADVQKADAQKGEENLDLAGLTEENTESRRA; translated from the coding sequence ATGGAACTGTTCAGAACCAAGTCGGTAGAACAGGCGTTGGCTGAAACGACTACCGGCGATCGCAAGCTGGTGCGCAATCTGGGTGCGTGGGATTTGGCGGTTATGGGCGTCGCCGTTGCCGTCGGCGCGGGCATCTTCTCCATCGGCGCGCAGGCCGCTGCCTTCCATGCCGGGCCCGCCGCGATCATCAGCTTCCTTATCGCCGGGGTCATTTGCGGGGCTGCGGTGATGTGCTACGCGGAATTCGCCTCGATGATTCCCGCGGCCGGTTCCGCCTATACCTTCACGTATACGACGGTGGGCGAGGTGGTGGCGTGGGTCATCGGCTGGGATCTCATCCTCGAGATGCTGATGGCCGGTTCCGTCGTTTCCAAATACTGGAGCGTCTATCTTAACGATTTCCTGCGTCTGATGGGCTTCAATTCCAGCACCGAAGTCCATCTCGGCTGGTTCACGTTTGATTGGGCTCCGCTGATTGTCGTCGCGTTCTTCACGATCCTCCTGGTACTCGGCACGAAGATCGGCGCGCGTGTCGACGGCGCATTCACGATCCTCAAGATCGGCATTGTCGTTTTCGTGGTCATCGTCGGTTTCTTCTATATCAAGCCGTCCAATTACACCCCGTTCGTTCCGCCGTCCGAACCTGCCAGCAAGGTGCTGGGTCCGGCTTCCGGAGGCGTGATGACCCAGCCGCTTCTGCAATGGGTCACCGGCCAGAAGCCCACCGTTTATGGCGTTTCCGGCATCATCTCCGGCGCGGCTCTCGTTTTCTTCTCGTTCCTGGGCTTTGATGTGGTGGCCACGGCCAGCGAAGAGGCGAAGAACCCGAAGCGCAATGTGCCGCTGGGTATCGGCATCGGCATGCTGATGGTCATCGTGATGTACATGCTTGTCGCCGTCGTCACCACCGGCATGGTTTCTTATAAGGATCTCGCCAAGGCAAAGGACCCGTCGCTCGCCACCGGTTTCGAGCTTGCGGGGGCGACCTGGGCGGCCAAGATCATCTCCTTCGCCATTGTCATCGGTCTGACCACCGTGGTCATGGTGCTTTTGCTCGGTCTGACCCGCGTGGTCTTTGCGATGAGCCGTGACGGCTTGTTGCCGCGCGGCCTGTCCAAAGTGGGCAGGCACGGCACGCCGGCCAAGCTGCAGATCGCCGTCGGTGTGCTCGTTGCCATCGTGTCGTCCTGCTTCAATGTTTCGATTCTGGCCGACATGGTCAATATCGGCACGCTTTCGGCCTTCACGCTGGTTGCGATTTCGGTGCCAATCATGCGCAGGAAGCGCCCGGATCTGCCGCGTTCCTTCAAGATTCCTGGTAGCCCATGGGTTCCGATCCTGATCGCCGTGGCCAATTTCTGGCTGATGCTCAATCTCACGGTTTTGACCTGGATTCGTTTCGTGGTCTGGTTGCTGATCGGTTTCTGCGTTTATTTCGGCTATTCCTACCGCCACTCGCTTCTCGGCACAGGCCAGCTCGATGCCGATATGGAAAAGGCCATGGAGGAAAAGGCGGATACGCAAAAGGCGGACGTGCAGAAGGCCGATGCGCAGAAGGGCGAGGAAAACCTGGATTTGGCCGGCTTGACGGAAGAGAACACCGAAAGCCGACGGGCCTGA
- a CDS encoding GNAT family protein, which yields MPRELVPPDGAIQIRLRPMVAEDEAGWNETRQRNAAWLAPWDSNDPMHGPSLSFNTWLQRQRLDEESGTGALFVIEYQMAIIGQISVGAMCYGSMRSGNIGYWVDQGHAGLGVAPLAVAMLADWAMFSPTGPQMHRLEISMLPENERSRRVAQKLQAHHEGLRLKSMYIHNQWRDHDVYSLLAEDVPQGFTGRLLA from the coding sequence ATGCCGCGTGAGTTGGTGCCTCCCGACGGTGCCATCCAGATTCGTCTGCGCCCGATGGTCGCCGAAGACGAGGCTGGATGGAACGAAACCAGACAGCGCAATGCGGCGTGGCTTGCGCCTTGGGATTCCAACGATCCGATGCATGGTCCATCTTTGAGCTTCAACACGTGGTTGCAGCGTCAGCGTCTTGATGAGGAGTCGGGGACTGGAGCACTGTTCGTCATTGAATATCAAATGGCAATCATCGGCCAGATTTCCGTGGGCGCGATGTGCTACGGATCGATGCGCAGCGGCAACATCGGCTACTGGGTCGACCAAGGCCATGCGGGGCTTGGTGTGGCGCCGTTGGCGGTAGCGATGCTTGCGGACTGGGCGATGTTCAGCCCCACCGGCCCCCAAATGCATCGTCTCGAGATATCGATGCTGCCCGAAAACGAACGCTCCCGTCGGGTAGCACAGAAATTGCAGGCCCATCACGAGGGTCTTCGTCTTAAGAGCATGTATATCCACAATCAGTGGCGAGACCATGATGTGTATAGTTTGCTGGCTGAGGATGTGCCGCAAGGATTTACAGGCCGTTTGCTCGCATGA